AAATATTGGAAAAAGCTATGAAGAATATAGCTCCTCTTCTGGAAGTCCGTTCCCGTCGCGTCGGCGGCGCTAATTATCAGGTGCCGGTGGAAGTTCGCGCAGAACGCCGTCAGACGCTGGCCATTCGATGGCTGATCACGTATTCGAGAGAACGCTCCGGCCGCAGTATGGCAAGCAAGATAGCCGAAGAAATACTAGCCGCATCGAACAATGAAGGTTCGGCAGTGAGAAAACGTGAAGACGTTCATAAAATGGCAGAAGCCAATAAAGCGTTCGCTCACTTTAGATGGTAGATTTCCAAATGTCACCCTTCGACAGGCTCAGGATGACAGAATAGGAAGCATCACAAGATAACAAAATAGAAATAGTATAGGATTGATATAAATGCCCAGACAGTACACATTAGATAAGACCAGAAACATCGGAATCATGGCGCACATCGACGCCGGTAAGACGACGACGACCGAGCGCATATTATATTATACGGGTATTCTGCATCGTATCGGCGAAGTGCATGACGGCGCGGCCACAATGGACTGGATGGAGCAGGAAAAAGAACGCGGCATTACGATCACGTCGGCGGCTACAACTTGTTTCTGGAAGAATCATCGCATCAATATTATAGACACGCCCGGCCACGTTGATTTTACCGTTGAAGTCGAACGCTCCTTGCGCGTACTGGACGGCGCGGTGGCATTATTCTGCGCAGTAGGCGGAGTCGAGCCTCAATCGGAAACGGTTTGGAGACAAGCCGATAAATACGGCGTTCCCAGGATCGCTTTTGTGAATAAGATGGACCGCATCGGCGCGGATTTCTTTAATGTGGTTAATATGATGAAAGACCGTCTCGGCGCGCACGCAGTTCCGGTCACTTTCCCTATGGGTGAAGGCGACATGTTCAACGGCGTGATCGATCTGGTCGAGATGAAGGCGATCATTTTTGACGAAGCGTCGCAGGGCATGAAGTGGGATGAGACGGAGATCCCTAAAGATCTGATGGACAAAGCGCTTCATGCGCGCCAATTCATGATCGAACAAATCGCCGATTACGATGAAGCGCTGATGGAAAAATATTTGAATGGCGGAGAGATCACCAAGCAGGAGATCATGAAAGCCATTCATCAAGGTACGTTAAAGTGCGCGATCACGCCGGTTTTGTGCGGTTCGTCGTTCAAGAACAAAGGCGTGCAGCGTTTACTGGACGCGGTCATTGCATTCTTACCGAATCCGCTTGAAACGGGCGCGCTCAAAGGGCTTGACCCGGACGATCATTCCGTGCAGCTCGAGCGTCAAATTGACGATAAAGAAAAATTTTGCGCCTTGGCATTTAAGATCATGACCGACCCCTTCGTCGGCAAGCTTACATTTATTCGTGTTTATTCCGGCATGCTCAAAGCCGGTTCGTATGTACTGAACGTAGCGACAGGCAAGAAAGAACGCGTCGGCCGCGTACTGCAAATGCATGCTAATCACCGTGAAGATATTGATGCGTGCTATTCAGGCGATATTTGCGCCGCAGTCGGATTGAAATTCACCAAAACCGGCGACACACTCAGCGCCGAAGATTCGCCGATCTTATTGGAAAAAATGATTTTCCCGGATCCGGTTATTGAAGTGGCTATCGAGCCGAAAACCAAAGCTGACCAGGAAAAACTCAGCGAAGCGCTTAGCAAACTTTCCGAAGAAGATCCGACCTTCCGTGTGGCGACCAATGAAGAAACGGGCCAGACGATCATTAAAGGTATGGGCGAACTTCATCTTGAAATTATTGTAGACCGTATGTTCCGTGAATTCAAGGTGGAAGCGAATGTAGGTAAACCGCAGGTAGCTTACAAAGAAG
This genomic window from bacterium contains:
- the fusA gene encoding elongation factor G; this encodes MPRQYTLDKTRNIGIMAHIDAGKTTTTERILYYTGILHRIGEVHDGAATMDWMEQEKERGITITSAATTCFWKNHRINIIDTPGHVDFTVEVERSLRVLDGAVALFCAVGGVEPQSETVWRQADKYGVPRIAFVNKMDRIGADFFNVVNMMKDRLGAHAVPVTFPMGEGDMFNGVIDLVEMKAIIFDEASQGMKWDETEIPKDLMDKALHARQFMIEQIADYDEALMEKYLNGGEITKQEIMKAIHQGTLKCAITPVLCGSSFKNKGVQRLLDAVIAFLPNPLETGALKGLDPDDHSVQLERQIDDKEKFCALAFKIMTDPFVGKLTFIRVYSGMLKAGSYVLNVATGKKERVGRVLQMHANHREDIDACYSGDICAAVGLKFTKTGDTLSAEDSPILLEKMIFPDPVIEVAIEPKTKADQEKLSEALSKLSEEDPTFRVATNEETGQTIIKGMGELHLEIIVDRMFREFKVEANVGKPQVAYKEGITKKVEVEGKFVRQSGGRGQYGHVWIEVEPNERGKGFEFVNAIVGGSIPREYIKPVEEGIKEAMKNGVLAGYPLEDIKVKLFDGSYHDVDSSEMAFKIAGSMAIQAGVKKAGGIILEPIMAVEVIVPEDYLGAVMGDLNSRRGQIMGMSQRKDAHVVMAHVPLAEMFGYSTTLRSATQGRAIYSMQFDHYNPVPKSVEEQLLEKVKA
- the rpsG gene encoding 30S ribosomal protein S7 translates to MSRRKRSPKRRIPVDPKFGSMLVSKLINCIMYEGKKGVAEGILYDALGIVEKKSGKNGLEILEKAMKNIAPLLEVRSRRVGGANYQVPVEVRAERRQTLAIRWLITYSRERSGRSMASKIAEEILAASNNEGSAVRKREDVHKMAEANKAFAHFRW